A single region of the Brassica rapa cultivar Chiifu-401-42 chromosome A03, CAAS_Brap_v3.01, whole genome shotgun sequence genome encodes:
- the LOC103861270 gene encoding uncharacterized protein LOC103861270, translating into MEGGEEFQEEDVWSVLREKETQGPQMRISKSSNLFSAASSSSARYIPKGKEVSGEKQSSAPMNVPDWSKIYGNTKKSTRSNHLHSWATHDEDDDEDSMVPPHELVAKRLARTQISSFSMCEGIGRTLKGRDLSKTRNAVLTKTGFLESNVTSTSSPP; encoded by the coding sequence ATGGAAGGGGGAGAAGAGTTTCAAGAAGAAGATGTGTGGTCAGTTTTGAGAGAAAAGGAAACTCAAGGTCCTCAAATGAGAATTTCCAAAAGTAGCAATCTCTTCTCAGCCgcttcttcatcttctgcaAGGTACATTCCTAAGGGCAAGGAGGTCTCGGGGGAAAAACAGTCATCTGCTCCAATGAATGTTCCTGACTGGTCCAAGATTTATGGGAATACGAAGAAGAGCACAAGAAGCAACCATTTGCATTCGTGGGCcactcatgatgaagatgatgatgaagactCAATGGTTCCTCCACATGAACTGGTGGCAAAAAGACTTGCAAGAACGCAGATCTCATCTTTCTCCATGTGTGAAGGAATTGGAAGAACACTCAAAGGAAGAGATCTCAGCAAAACAAGAAATGCTGTCTTAACCAAGACAGGCTTCTTGGAATCGAACGTCACATCCACATCATCGCCACCATAG
- the LOC103861273 gene encoding autophagy-related protein 8a, with the protein MAMAKSSFKLSHPLEARMGEATRIREKYPDRVPVIVEKAGQSDVPDIDKKKYLVPADLTVGQFVYVVRKRIKLGAEKAIFVFVKNTLPPTAALMSAIYEEHKDEDGFLYMTYSGENTFGSLIAH; encoded by the exons ATGGCCATGGCTAAGAGTTCCTTCAAGCTTTCTCATCCTCTCG AAGCAAGGATGGGTGAAGCTACTCGAATCAGAGAGAAGTACCCTGACAGAGTCCCT GTGATTGTTGAAAAGGCTGGACAAAGTGATGTTCCTGATATTGACAAGAAGAA GTATCTCGTCCCAGCAGACCTAACCGTTGGTCAATTTGTTTACGTGGTTCGCAAAAGAATCAAGCTTGGTGCTGAGAAAgcaatctttgtctttgtcaaaaacacattgcctccaactg CTGCATTGATGTCTGCAATCTATGAAGAGCACAAAGATGAAGATGGGTTCCTCTACATGACTTACAGTGGAGAGAACACTTTTGGATCTCTTATTGCTCATTGA
- the LOC103861274 gene encoding 5'-adenylylsulfate reductase 3, chloroplastic, whose amino-acid sequence MALAINVSSSSSSISTSSFPSSDLKAPQIGSLRLSDRINVSSASLSLSGKRSSVKALNVQSITKESMVPPQAASMVASEIREKVDVIEVEDFEELAKKLETASPLEIMDKALENFGNDIAIAFSGAEDVALIEYAHLTGRPYRVFSLDTGRLNPETYRLFDTVEKHYGIRIEYMFPDAVEVQALVRSKGLFSFYEDGHQECCRIRKVRPLRRALKGLRAWITGQRKDQSPGTRSEIPVVQVDPVFEGLDGGAGSLVKWNPVANVEGNDVWSFLRTMDVPVNTLHAAGYVSIGCEPCTRAVLPGQHEREGRWWWEDAKAKECGLHKGNIKESSNGNNAAVNGNGTTSTVDDIFKSENVVSLSRQGIENLMKLENRKEAWIVVLYAPWCPFCQAMEASFDELADKLRGGDGVKVAKFRADGDQKEFAKSELQLGSFPTILVFPKNSSRPIKYPSEKRDVDSLTSFLNLVR is encoded by the exons AGCAATCAacgtttcttcatcttcttcttcgatcTCAACCTCTAGCTTCCCTTCTTCAGACCTGAAAGCTCCACAAATCGGTTCGTTGAGGTTATCGGATCGAATTAATGTCTCATCTGCGTCTCTGAGTCTATCCGGGAAACGATCCTCGGTGAAAGCTCTGAACGTACAGTCAATCACAAAGGAATCCATGGTTCCTCCTCAAGCAGCATCCATGGTTGCTTCTG AGATTAGAGAGAAAGTAGATGTGATCGAAGTGGAAGACTTTGAGGAGCTAGCAAAGAAGCTAGAGACTGCTTCTCCTCTTGAAATCATGGACAAGGCTCTCGAAAATTTCGGAAACGACATTGCAATTGCGTTTAG tGGAGCTGAAGACGTTGCTCTCATTGAGTATGCTCATTTAACAGGAAGACCTTACAGGGTATTCAGCTTAGACACAGGGAGATTGAATCCAGAAACATACAGACTCTTCGACACCGTGGAGAAACACTACGGTATTCGAATCGAGTACATGTTTCCTGACGCTGTTGAGGTCCAAGCTTTGGTTAGAAGCAAAGGTCTGTTCTCTTTCTACGAAGACGGTCACCAAGAGTGTTGCCGTATCCGAAAAGTGAGACCGTTGAGACGTGCTTTAAAAGGTTTACGCGCTTGGATCACGGGACAAAGAAAAGATCAATCACCAGGGACAAGATCAGAGATCCCTGTGGTTCAGGTTGATCCAGTTTTCGAAGGACTAGACGGTGGAGCTGGTAGCTTGGTGAAGTGGAACCCCGTTGCGAACGTTGAAGGGAACGATGTTTGGAGCTTTTTGAGGACTATGGATGTTCCCGTCAACACGCTGCACGCTGCGGGGTATGTTTCCATAGGGTGCGAGCCGTGCACGAGAGCGGTTTTGCCAGGTCAGCACGAGAGAGAAGGGAGGTGGTGGTGGGAAGACGCTAAGGCGAAAGAGTGTGGGCTTCACAAAGGGAACATCAAAGAGAGTAGCAACGGAAACAACGCAGCGGTTAATGGCAATGGGACAACGTCAACGGTCGATGATATTTTCAAAAGCGAGAACGTTGTGAGCTTGAGCAGGCAAGGGATTGAGAATCTGATGAAGCTTGAGAACAGGAAGGAGGCGTGGATCGTTGTGCTTTACGCGCCTTGGTGCCCGTTTTGCCAAGCGATGGAGGCTTCGTTTGATGAGTTGGCGGATAAGTTGAGGGGAGGAGATGGCGTGAAGGTGGCTAAGTTTAGAGCTGATGGTGACCAGAAGGAGTTTGCTAAGAGTGAGTTGCAGCTAGGGAGCTTTCCGACGATACTTGTGTTCCCGAAGAACTCTTCAAGACCTATCAAGTATCCATCTGAGAAGAGGGATGTTGATTCTTTGACATCTTTCTTGAATCTTGTTAGGTAA